Within the Streptomyces vilmorinianum genome, the region GACGCCCCCGCGCCGAGCAGGACGAGGTTCACCGGCAGGCCCAGCAGCGCCACCGCGCCCGCCGCCAGCGGGCGGCGCGGGCGCAGGCGCAGGGCGAGCAGGCCGCCCGCGGCGCTGCCGGCGCCGTTGACCGCCATCAGCGTCCCGTACGCGGCCGAGCCGTGGTCGCCGGTCACCAGGGTCGCCGTCAGCGGCACCAGCGGGCCGGCGACCGTCAGGCCGTACACGGTCCAGATCGCGATGACCCCCCACAGCCAGTTCCGGGCCCGGAACTCCCGCCAGCCAAGGGCCATTTCGGCCCGCAGTGACCCCCGTACCGCCGCGTCGCCCGCGGCCGCGGCCGCGGGTATGCGCGTCAGCGCGAGGCAGAGAGCGCTGACGGCGAAGGTCGCGCCGTTGGCCCCGAAGGCCGCTCCGGCGCCGACGAGCGCGACGAGGAGGCCCGCCACGGCCGGGCCCGCCATGGCCATCAGGGACTCGACGACCCGCAGGACGGCGTTGGCGCGCTGCACGTCGGGCGCGATGCGCGGGATCGTGGAGGCGACCCCGGGCTGGAAGAGCGCGGCGCAGACACCGCTGACGGCGCTGAGCGCGTACACCGCCCAGAGCGGCGGGCTGCCGACGGCGAACGAGACGGCGAGGACGGCCGCCCCTGGCAGCCGCAGCACATCCGCGAGGATCATCATCCGGCGGGCGGTGAACCGGTCCGCGAGCACACCGCCGAAGACGACGAACAGCGCGAACGGGCCGATCCAGGCGCCCAGCGCGTAGCCGACGGAGGAGTCCGGCCGGCCCGCGCCGAGGAGACCGGCGGCGAGGGCGACGGGCACCATGCCCTCACCGAAGACGGCGGCGGCACGGGCCACGAAGAAGAGCCGGAAGTTACGGTTCCAGAGGGCGGGAGCCCCGACAGGTGCGGGAACGCTCTCCCGGACCTCAGACTTGTACGAGTAGTGCTCCGCTGTTTCCGCCTGCTTGTCCGTCACGGACCCGACTTGTAGCAGCAAGTGGTCTGGACCACCAAGGGATTTACTCGTGCCGCACCGTGTCGCCGTCCTCGCCCTGCCCGGCCTCCTCCCCTTCGAACTGGGCATTCCCCACCGGATCTTCGGCCGCGCCAAGGACCCCGCGAGCGGCCGCCCCCTCTACGAGATCGCGACCTGCGCCCCGGTCGCGGGCCCGGTCCCCACCGACGCGGACTTCGCCGTCCACGTGGAGCACGGCCCCGAGGCCCTCGCGACGGCGGACACCGTCGTCGTCCCCGCCTCGTACGAGCTGGGCCCGGTCTACGAGGAGGGCCGGCTGACCGACGAACTGGCGGCCACGCTCGCGCACATCCGGCCCGGGACGCGCCTCGTGTCCATCTGCACCGGCGGGTACGTCCTAGCCGCCGCCGGCTACCTCGACGGGCGCCCGGCCACCACGCACTGGGCCTCGGCCGAGCACTTCCAGCGGCTGTTCCCGCGCGTGCGGGTCGACGCGGACGTGCTGTTCGTCGACGACGGGGACGTGCTGACCTCGGCGGGCGTCGCCGCCGGACTCGACCTGTGCCTGCACATCGTGCGCAAGGACCACGGGAGCGCCGTCGCCAACGAGGTGGCCCGCAGGACCGTCGTACCGCCGCACCGGGACGGCGGCCAGGCCCAGTACGTCGAGCGCCCGCTCCCGGGGACTGGGACGGCGACCACGACCGCGGCCCGCGCCTGGGCGCTGGCGCATCTGCACGAGCCGATCCAGCTGCGCGATCTGGCGGTACGGGAGGCCATGAGCGTACGGACGTTCACGCGCCGCTTCCGGGAGGAGGTCGGCATCAGCCCGGGCCAGTGGCTGACCCGGCAGCGCGTGGAACGGGCCCGGCACCTCCTGGAGTCCACGGACCTCCCGGTGGACCAGGTGGCGAGGGACGCCGGGTTCGGCACGCCCCAGTCGCTCCGCTCCCACCTCCAGGCGGCGATCGGCGTGACGCCGACGACCTACCGGCGCACCTTCCGGTCGGCGGGCGCGGTCGGCCCGTAGCGCGGTGGACCCGTAGCGCGGTCGGCCCGTAGCGCGGTGGACCCGTAGCGCGGTGGACCCGTGAACGCCCTAGAACTCGCCCAACGACCAGAAGCCGAAGCCGAACAGGTCGGCGAACGCCAGCAGGCCGAGGACCACGCCACCGGCGAGCAGGGGGAGGACGAGAACGAGGAGCAGCGCCAGTCCGGCCACCAGCTGGGCCACCGTGCGTCGCCGCAGCTGGGACACGCCCGGGTCCCGCGGATCGTAGGTGATCTCCTCTTCGTCCCGGCCGCCGTTCGAACCCCGGTAGGCGCGGGGTGCCCCGTCGGTGTCGGTGAACAGATAGACGTACAGCGCGTCGGTGTCGCCGTGGTCGATGGAGCCCGAGTTCTTCCGCCGGCCGTCCACCGTGATCCCCCGGGTCACCAGGACCCAACCGTCCCGGGCAGTCTTCCAGCCGAGGCTCGTGAGCGAGACGCCGGCACCGCCCAGGAGCGGGACGAACAACCAGCAGAGCGCGCCTGCCCAGGACCCGGTGACCAGCAGAGCCACCATCACCAGGCAGAACGCGGCGGCCACCGCTGTCCCGGGCTCGACGGCGAGGATCCGTCGCCACCCCGGCCGCGTCCGCCGCTCCCGCCGCTCCACGGTCACCCGCCGTGGGCCGGGAACCTGTGGCTCGGCCGCGTCCCGTACCGGCAGCGCCTCGCTCAGCACGGTGGCGAACCGTTCCACGGCGATCCGGCTGCGGGAGGTCAGCAGGTACGTCTCGGGCACACCGTTCTCCGGCCCGGTCAGGACGACGGCGAGCCGGCGCCCGCCGCGGCCGCGCACCTCCACGCGGTCGATCGCCGCCACCGGAACGCGCCGGACCTCCCGCCCGGACTCGAGCAGCAACTCACCCGAGCGCAACCGGGCGCGCTGCCCGAGGCGCCCGTGAAGTACGAGCGGGGACGAGGCGGTTGAGGTCACGCGCCGGTCCCAGGGCCGTTCCAGCCGGCCGTGCGCCGTCGGGCGGGTGCGGCATTCTCCCCCGCTGCGCCGGGCCCGGAGCAGGTCGCGGGTGAGCATCGCCGGGGCCTGGAGGAGACCGACCAGGTGAGGACGGGGCGGGTGGCGAGCTCGCGGCACGACATGGTCATGACCATAACGCCGCTCGGAGGTCACTGGAAGGTCAGGACTCCGCGCGCGACCCGCCCCTGCTCGGCGTCCTCGGCCGCCTTGGCGAACTCCTCGACCGGGTAGGTCGTGGTGACGAGTTCGTCGAGGAGGAGGCGGCCCTCGCGGTAGAGCTCGGCGTAGAGGGCGATGTCCTTCTGGGGGCGGGACGAGCCGTAGCGGCAGCCGAGGATCGACTTGTCCAGGAACATCGCGGCGGGCGCGAAGCTCGCCTCGGCGGTGGGTGCGGTCATGCCGAGGAGGATCGCCTGGCCGTGGCGGTCGAGGAGGTCGATCGCGGTGCGTACGAGGCCGGTGTGGCCGACGCATTCGAAGACGTGGTCGGCGCCGGTGGGCAGGATGTCCCGTACGGAGTCGGCGGAGGTCATGAAGTGCGTGGCCCCGAAGCGGCGGGCCGCCTCTTCCTTGGCGGGGTTGGTGTCGACGGCGACGATCGTGAGGGCGCCGGCGATCCGGGCGCCCTGGAGGACGTTGAGCCCGATGCCGCCGGTGCCGATGACGACGACGGTCTCCCCGCGGTCGACCTTGGCGCGGTTGAGCACGGCGCCGACGCCGGTGAGGACGCCGCAGCCCATGAGGGCGGCGGAGGTGAGCGGGATGTCGCGGGGGATCTTCACGGCCTGGACGGCCTTGACGAGGGTGCGCTCGGCGAAGGAGGAGTTGGAGGCGAACTGGAAGAGGGGCGTGCCGCCGCGGGAGAAGGGCTGCTTGGGCATCCCGATCGCCTTGCGGCACATGGTGGGCCGGCCGCGGTCGCAGTCGGCGCAGGCGCCGCAGTTGGCGAGCGTGGACAGGGCGACATGGTCGCCGGGGGCGACGTGGGTGACGCCGGGGCCGACGGCGTCGACGACGCCGGCGCCTTCGTGGCCGAGGACGACGGGGGCGGGGAAGGGGATGGTCCCGTCGATGACGGACAGATCACTGTGGCAGAGCCCGGCGGCTCCGACGCGCACGAGCACCTCGCCGGGCCCGGGGTCCCTGACCTCCAGATCGTCGACCACCTGAACGTGCTTGCCGTCGTAAACGACACCTCTCATGACGTGCGCCTCCGTTGTCCGGGGGCGGGGGATCTCCCCCACCCCACCCCTTCCCGAAACCCTGACGAGACCTGGGAGCGCGGCCCCCACACCCCCCGACGCCACCTCCGCACCTCGAACCCCCCACGCCCCTGCGGGACGGTTGCCCGCACCGCGTGGGCACCGCTAGGCGTTTGGGCGGGTGCCGTGCGCTGCCGCTCTTGCCATCTCCTCAAGCCGCGCCAGCATCGGCATCGGGTCCACCCCCACCGTCCCCGGCAAAAAGTCCGCGATCCGTTCCGGCGTCCACGCGCCGCCCTCCGCGTAGCCCGCCCTCAGCTCCCTCGGCTGCGCCCACACCGCGATCTTCGGGCCCGCGATCGTGTAGACCTGGCCCGTGATCCGTTCCTCCCGCGCCCGGTCCGACAGCAGGTAGACGACGAGCGCCGCCACGTCCTCCGGCTCGCCGATCTCCTTCAGCTCCATCGGGACGTTCGCCGACATACGGGTCCGCGCCACCGGCGCCACCGCGTTCGCCGTGACCCCGTACTTGTGCAGGCCGAGCGCCGCGCTCCGTACGAGCGAGATGATGCCGCCCTTCGCCGCCGCGTAGTTGGCCTGGGCCACGGAGCCCTGGTGGTTGCCGCTCGTGAAGCCGATCAGCGTTCCGGCCCCCTGCCTGCGCATCACCGCCGACGCCGCCCGGAACACCGTGAACGTGCCCTTCAGGTGCGTCGCGACGACCGGGTCCCACTCCTCCTCCGACATGTTGAAGAGCATCCGTTCGCGCAGGATCCCCGCCACGCACACGACCCCGTCGATCCGCCCGTACTCGGCGAGCGCCACGTCCACGACCCGCTGTCCGCCCGCCATCGTCGAGATGTCGTCGGCGACCGCGACCGCCGAACCCCCCGCCGCCTCGATCTCCTTGACGACCGACAGCGCGACCTCCGAGGTCGGCTCGCCTCCCTCGATGGAGACCCCGTAGTCGTTGACGACGACCTTCGCCCCCTCCGCCGCGCAGGCGAGGGCCACCGCGCGCCCGATCCCCCGCCCGGCCCCGGTCACCGCCACGACCTTGCCTGCCAAGAAGTTCCCCACGCCCGGCCCCTTCCCGCGATTTCTGACGGACCGTTAGATTTAAGGCCCGTCGGGTCCGCGAGCACAAGACCTCAGGAGGTCCCATGTCCCTGCCCGCCGAGTTCCTCGACATCGCCAAGCGCGTGAACAACTGGGGTCGCTGGGGAGCCGACGACGAGATCGGGACGCTGAACCTGATCACCGGAGACGTCGTACGGGCCGCCGCCGGCCAGGTCCGCACCGGCCGCCGGATACCGCTCGCCCTGCCCCTGAAGGAGGACGGCGTCCAGGCCGGGCTGATCCCGGGCCGGATCAACCCCCTCCACACCATGGTCCAGATCAACCAGGAGATCTTCGGTCCGGGCACGGTGGCCTGCAGCGACGACGCCGTCACCATGGGCCTGCAGGCGGCCACCCACTGGGACGCGCTGACGCACGTCTCCCACTCGGGGAAGATCTACAACGGCCGCCCCGCCACGACCATCACCGCCCACTCCCGCGCCGAGTTCAGCGGCATCGACAAGGCCACCCCCATCGTCTCGCGCGGGGTCCTGCTCGACGTGGCCCGCGCGAAGGGCGTGGACCGGCTGCCGGGCGACCACGCGGTGACCCCGGAGGACCTCGCCGAGGCGGAGGAGTTCGGGCGCGTCACCGTACGGGCAGGGGACATCGTGCTGGTCCGCACCGGCCAGGTCCAGGTCTACCTGACCGGCGACAAACACGGTTACGGCTTCCCGTCACCGGGCCTGTCCGTCCGCACGCCGGAGTGGTTCCACGCCCGGGACGTGGCGGCCGTCGCCAACGACACGCTCACCTTCGAGATCTTCCCACCGGAGATCGAGAACCTCTGGCTGCCCGTCCACGCCCTCGACCTGGTCGAGATGGGCATGCACCAGGGCCAGAACTGGAACCTCGAAGCCCTGTCCACAGCCTGTGCGGAAGAGGGCCGCTACAGCTTCCTCCTCTCCGCGATGCCCGAGCCCTTCGTCGGCGGCACGGGCACCCCCGTGGCCCCGGTGGCGGTCCTCTGAAGCCCTACTTCGGACCCCTGAAGCGCCACTGCTGGTTGAATCCCGGGTCCCACGGCTCCCACTGGATGACGTTCGCGCCGTCGGCGGTGCTGCCGTCGAGGACGTCCAGGACCCTGCCGGAGTGCTCGGCCACGATCTTCACGTTCCGGCCGATCTCGGGCCGGTCGATGGCGCGGCCATCGGGCGTGCGGAACGACCACAGCTGGTTGGTTCCACCCCAGCAGCCCCACTGGATGACATTGGCGCCGCTGTGGACGCCGGCCTGCTCCACGTCGAGGCACTTGCGCGAGTGACGGGCGACGATCTGATACATGCCGTCGCCTTGCGGTATCAGGCGCCACTGCTGGTTTCCCTGGCCCGAGCAGCCCCACTGAATCACGTTGGCTCCGTCGGCGGGACTGGCCCAGGCCACGTCCAGGCACTTGTCGGAGTGCCGGGCGACGACCTCGTACCAGCCGGTGCCCACCGGCCGCTGCTGCGCCGCCTCGGCCGGGGCTGTCAGACCCCAGAGGCCGCTGGCCACAGCGACACCCAAACAGGCCCATGTCCGGGCGGTTCTACGGCTTCCCCGTACACGGGCTACACGGCGTACCTGTCGTACTTGGTTCTCGGCCATGGTTTCTTCTCTCGTCGAAACCGGCTGTCCCCCGCCTCATTCAGCCTAGGACGCCCCCCAGACCCCCGCACCCCGGCCCCACCCCAGGCCGGCGCGTTCCAGCGGGTGGCGGCGCACTCGCGCGCGCCCCGAGCACGGCACGACCGCCGCCACCCGGCCGCGACCCGCATACGCCGAGGGTGCGAGGACCCTCGACTCCCCTCGCAACGAATCGCTCACCCAAGATTGAGCAAAAGCGGACGAATCGTCAACAGTGCGCCGAAGCCGCTGGGTTCGTCGCGGGCGCCACCGCCGACGGAGCCTGGGCCATCGGCACGCCCCGGTCCACCTCGCACCAGATGCTCTTGCCGGCACCCTCACGCTGCCAGCCCCACCGGTCGGCCAGGCCGTCCACCAGCTCCAGGCCGCGCCCGTTGGTGTCCTCGCCCTCCGCGTGGCGCGGCATCGGCGGCCGGTCGCTCGCGTCGGCGACCTCCACCCGCACCATCGCGGTGCCGCCGAACAGCATCCGCAGCACGGCCGGACAGCCGGTGTGCACCACGGCGTTGGTCACGAGTTCCGAGATGAGCAGCACCAGCGTCTCGGCCAGCGGCTCGTCATCCCCTATACCCGATCCGGCGAGCCTCGAACGGGCCCATCGCCGGGCTCGTCCCACCTCCGCCGGGTCCGGCCCGACCTCCAACTGAACCTGAAGCACCTGCACCGCTCACACCATCCGAACCGGCGGACACATCGCCTCGCGCCTCACAGCCATCGACGTCCTTACGGACCGTGATTCCCTTGTGAGACAGCATGGTTGACGTACAGTCACCGCAACAAGCGCTTCAGGCATATTCCAGCGCGAAGGAGTACGCATGGTCCATACTGTGCGACGCACGCTGCGGGGAGTCGAACAGGAGGGCGCCCAGCGCCTCCAAGGGGTACGAGCGGCGGGCATCGCCGGACCCGGAGTCGCCGCTTCGGCGACACCGGCACGATCCGGGCCCACAACCACTCGCATCCCACGGAGAGTACCGGAGCGGACCCCCGACTCCGGGCCGTGACGGCCCGCCCGAAGGACACAACCCGATATCGACGCTCCGTGAGCACCCGGACACGTGGCGCCTACAGGGCGGCCGCCTCCGCCTCCTCCGCGTCCGCCTTCACCGGCCCGCGCTCGGCCCGCACCCAGGCCCGTTTCAGGTGCAGATGGACGTCCGCCTCCCATGTGAAGCCCATGCCGCCGTGCACCTGAAGGCAGTCACGGGCGCAGTCGACCGCCGCCTCGTCGGCGAGCAGCTTGGCCCCGGCGACCTCGACCGGGTCACCACTCACGGCGGCCGCGTAGACGGCCGCGCGTGCGACCTCCGTCCGTACGAGCATCTGCGCGCACAGATGCTTGACGGCCTGAAACCCCCCGATCACCTGCCCGAACTGCTCCCGGGTCCGGGCGTACGCGACGGCCGTCTCGGTGGTACGGGAGGCACTGCCGAGCTGCTCGGCGGCGGTGAGCAGCGCCCCCACCCCCGCCACCCCCGTTGTGGGCATTCGCCCCACGGGACCGGGCAACCGGTGCAAGGGCGTCAGCGGGTCGACCGAGCGCACCCGTACGGCACCCTCCGCATCGCCCACGACCACGTCCGCCTCGTCCAGCCACTCCACGAACGCCCCGTCGGGCGCCGTCACCACCACCTCCCCCTCCGCCGCCCCAGGAACCGTCCCCGCCGCCAGGTGCGTCGCGATCAGCGGCCCCGGCAGCAGCGCCCGCCCCGCCTCCTCGAAGACGAGGACCGCCTCCGGGAGTCCGAGCCCGACGCCCCCCGCCTCCTCCGGGAGCCGCAGCGCGAAGAACCCGGCCTCCCCGAGCGCCCGCCACAGGTCCCGGTCAAGCCCGCCGTCCTCGACGGCCGCCCGCAGCGCGTCCCGGTCGAAGCGCCCTTCGAGCAGCGCCCGTACACCCGCCTTCAGCGCCTTCTGGTCGTCCGTCAGCCGGAAGTCCACGCCGGTCACCGCCCCTTCGGCAGGCCGAGGATGCGCTCGGCGACGATGTTCCGCTGGATCTGGGACGTACCGGCGGCGATCGTGTACGAGAGCGAGGACAGCCGGTCCAGGTTCCACTCGCGCCCGAGATCGAGGGCGTCCGGGCCGAGGACGGCGGCGGCCGCGTCGTACAGCTCCTGCCGCGCGTGCGAGTAGTGCAGCTTGAAGACGGAGCCGCCGGTGCCCGGAACCCCGCCCGTCGCCTCCGCCTCGCTGACGTTCCACTGGGTGAGCCGCCACAGCGCCCGGAACTCCGCGCTCAGCCGTCCGAGCCGGCGCCGCACCGCCGGGTCGTCCCAGCGCCCGTTCTTCCGTGCCTCGTGCGCCAGTTGGCCCAGGACGCGGCGGCAGGCGACGACCTCGCCGACGAAGGCGGTGCCGCGCTCGAACGACAGCGTCACCATCGTCACGCGCCAGCCGTCGTTCTCCTCCCCGACCCGGTTCTCCACCGGCACCCGCACCTCGTCGAGGAACATCTCGGCGAACTCCGTCGACCCGGCGAGCGTCCGCAGCGGCCGGACGGTGATGCCGGGGGCGTCCATGGGCATCGCGAGCCAGGTGATCCCCCGGTGCTTCGAAGCCGCCCCCGCGTCCGTGCGCACCAGCAGCTCGCACCAGTCGGCGACCTCCGCGTGCGAGGTCCATATCTTCGAGCCGGTGACGACGTACGCGTCCCCGTCCCGTACCGCCCTCGTCCGCAACGATGCCAGGTCCGACCCGGCCTCCGGCTCGCTGAAGCCCTGGCACCACACCTCGTCGCCGCGCAGCACCGGCGGCAGCCAGCGCTCCCGCTGCTCGGCGGTCCCCTCGGCGGCGATCGTCGGCCCGGCGTGCAGCAGTCCGACGAAGTTGGCGCCGACGTACGGGGCCCCGGCGCGCTCGGTCTCCTCCAGGAAGATCAGCCGCCGGGTCGGGGAGGCGTCCCAGTGCACCTCCGCGTACCCCGCCTCGTACAGCGCCCGCTGCCAGCCGCAGTCGTACGCGCGCCGCGCCGGCCAGTCCAGCGGATCGGGCTTCGGCGGCAGCTTCGGCAGGACGCCCGCGAGCCAGTCCCGCAGCCGGGCCCGGAAGGCCTCCTCCTCCTCGGTGTACGCGAGGTCCATCAGCGGCCCTCGTCGAGGTCCAGGCCGAGCATGCGGATCGCGTTGCCGCGCATCAGCTTGTAGACGGTCTCGTCGTCGAGTCCCTTGACGTGGTCGAGGGCGACTTCCTTGGTGTGCGGGAAGGTGGAGTCGACGTGCGGGTAGTCGGTCTCGAAGGTGGCGTTGTCGCGGCCCACGACGTCCAGCGAGGCGATGCCGTGCTTGTCGCGGAAGAAGCAGCAGAAGATCTGCCGGTAGTAGTACGTGGACGGGGGTTCGGGGATCAGGTCGCGCACGCCGCCCCACGCCCGGTGCTCCTCCCACACGTCGTCGGCGCGTTCGAGGGCGTACGGGATCCAGCCCATCTGGCCCTCGCTGTAGGCGAGCTTCAGCGTCGGGAACTTCACGAGCACCCCGCTGAAGAGGAAGTCCATCATCGAGGCCATCGCGTTGTTGAAGGAGAGCGAGGCCTGGACGGCGGGCGGGGCGTCGGGGGACGCGGCGGGCATCTGGGACGAGGACCCGATGTGCATGTTGACGACCGTCCCCGTCTCCTGGCAGACCGCGAAGAACGGGTCCCAGTAGCCGGAGTGGATCGACGGCAGCCCGAGGTGGGTGGGGATCTCGGAGAAGGTCACGGCCCTCACGCCACGGGCCGCGTTACGCCGGATCTCCGCGACCGCGAGGTCGATGTCCCAGAGCGGGATGATGCAGAGCGGGATGAGCCGGCCGCCGCTGCCGCCGCACCACTCCTCGACCATCCAGTCGTTGTAGGCGCGGACGCAGGCGAGGGCGACCTCCTTGTCCTTTGCCTCGGCGAAGGTCTGGCCGCAGAAGCGCGGGAAGGTGGGGAAGCAGAGGGAGGCCTCGACGTGGTTGAGGTCCATGTCCTTCAGGCGCTCGACCGGGTCCCAGCAGCCGCGCCGCATCTCCTCCCTGGTGATCCCCTCCAGGGTCATGTCGTCGCGGTCGAAGCCGACGGCGGCGATGTTGCGCTTGTACGGGAACTTGAGGTCCTCGTAGATCCACCAGTCGGTCGGCGGTCCGTCCGGGTCCATGGTGATGCGGTACTTCCCGCCGACGTACTCCAGCTCCCCGATGCCCGCCGTCATGGGCTGGGGCCCCCGGTCCCGGTACTTCGCCGGAAGCCAGGTCGCGAAGAGGTGGGCCGGCTCGATCA harbors:
- a CDS encoding MFS transporter — protein: MTDKQAETAEHYSYKSEVRESVPAPVGAPALWNRNFRLFFVARAAAVFGEGMVPVALAAGLLGAGRPDSSVGYALGAWIGPFALFVVFGGVLADRFTARRMMILADVLRLPGAAVLAVSFAVGSPPLWAVYALSAVSGVCAALFQPGVASTIPRIAPDVQRANAVLRVVESLMAMAGPAVAGLLVALVGAGAAFGANGATFAVSALCLALTRIPAAAAAGDAAVRGSLRAEMALGWREFRARNWLWGVIAIWTVYGLTVAGPLVPLTATLVTGDHGSAAYGTLMAVNGAGSAAGGLLALRLRPRRPLAAGAVALLGLPVNLVLLGAGASVALLGVGQFLGGAAFAFWLVMWSTSVQTHVPQDALNRMHAYDVAGSLLMMAAGRTLAGPVAEAVGTEAVLLAGAGIAVLVVVALLVVRPIRTLPRV
- a CDS encoding GlxA family transcriptional regulator; this encodes MPHRVAVLALPGLLPFELGIPHRIFGRAKDPASGRPLYEIATCAPVAGPVPTDADFAVHVEHGPEALATADTVVVPASYELGPVYEEGRLTDELAATLAHIRPGTRLVSICTGGYVLAAAGYLDGRPATTHWASAEHFQRLFPRVRVDADVLFVDDGDVLTSAGVAAGLDLCLHIVRKDHGSAVANEVARRTVVPPHRDGGQAQYVERPLPGTGTATTTAARAWALAHLHEPIQLRDLAVREAMSVRTFTRRFREEVGISPGQWLTRQRVERARHLLESTDLPVDQVARDAGFGTPQSLRSHLQAAIGVTPTTYRRTFRSAGAVGP
- a CDS encoding Zn-dependent alcohol dehydrogenase, whose amino-acid sequence is MRGVVYDGKHVQVVDDLEVRDPGPGEVLVRVGAAGLCHSDLSVIDGTIPFPAPVVLGHEGAGVVDAVGPGVTHVAPGDHVALSTLANCGACADCDRGRPTMCRKAIGMPKQPFSRGGTPLFQFASNSSFAERTLVKAVQAVKIPRDIPLTSAALMGCGVLTGVGAVLNRAKVDRGETVVVIGTGGIGLNVLQGARIAGALTIVAVDTNPAKEEAARRFGATHFMTSADSVRDILPTGADHVFECVGHTGLVRTAIDLLDRHGQAILLGMTAPTAEASFAPAAMFLDKSILGCRYGSSRPQKDIALYAELYREGRLLLDELVTTTYPVEEFAKAAEDAEQGRVARGVLTFQ
- a CDS encoding SDR family oxidoreductase, whose amino-acid sequence is MGNFLAGKVVAVTGAGRGIGRAVALACAAEGAKVVVNDYGVSIEGGEPTSEVALSVVKEIEAAGGSAVAVADDISTMAGGQRVVDVALAEYGRIDGVVCVAGILRERMLFNMSEEEWDPVVATHLKGTFTVFRAASAVMRRQGAGTLIGFTSGNHQGSVAQANYAAAKGGIISLVRSAALGLHKYGVTANAVAPVARTRMSANVPMELKEIGEPEDVAALVVYLLSDRAREERITGQVYTIAGPKIAVWAQPRELRAGYAEGGAWTPERIADFLPGTVGVDPMPMLARLEEMARAAAHGTRPNA
- a CDS encoding cyclase family protein, whose protein sequence is MSLPAEFLDIAKRVNNWGRWGADDEIGTLNLITGDVVRAAAGQVRTGRRIPLALPLKEDGVQAGLIPGRINPLHTMVQINQEIFGPGTVACSDDAVTMGLQAATHWDALTHVSHSGKIYNGRPATTITAHSRAEFSGIDKATPIVSRGVLLDVARAKGVDRLPGDHAVTPEDLAEAEEFGRVTVRAGDIVLVRTGQVQVYLTGDKHGYGFPSPGLSVRTPEWFHARDVAAVANDTLTFEIFPPEIENLWLPVHALDLVEMGMHQGQNWNLEALSTACAEEGRYSFLLSAMPEPFVGGTGTPVAPVAVL
- a CDS encoding RICIN domain-containing protein, encoding MASGLWGLTAPAEAAQQRPVGTGWYEVVARHSDKCLDVAWASPADGANVIQWGCSGQGNQQWRLIPQGDGMYQIVARHSRKCLDVEQAGVHSGANVIQWGCWGGTNQLWSFRTPDGRAIDRPEIGRNVKIVAEHSGRVLDVLDGSTADGANVIQWEPWDPGFNQQWRFRGPK
- a CDS encoding ATP-binding protein, which produces MQVLQVQLEVGPDPAEVGRARRWARSRLAGSGIGDDEPLAETLVLLISELVTNAVVHTGCPAVLRMLFGGTAMVRVEVADASDRPPMPRHAEGEDTNGRGLELVDGLADRWGWQREGAGKSIWCEVDRGVPMAQAPSAVAPATNPAASAHC
- a CDS encoding acyl-CoA dehydrogenase family protein; amino-acid sequence: MDFRLTDDQKALKAGVRALLEGRFDRDALRAAVEDGGLDRDLWRALGEAGFFALRLPEEAGGVGLGLPEAVLVFEEAGRALLPGPLIATHLAAGTVPGAAEGEVVVTAPDGAFVEWLDEADVVVGDAEGAVRVRSVDPLTPLHRLPGPVGRMPTTGVAGVGALLTAAEQLGSASRTTETAVAYARTREQFGQVIGGFQAVKHLCAQMLVRTEVARAAVYAAAVSGDPVEVAGAKLLADEAAVDCARDCLQVHGGMGFTWEADVHLHLKRAWVRAERGPVKADAEEAEAAAL
- a CDS encoding acyl-CoA dehydrogenase family protein: MDLAYTEEEEAFRARLRDWLAGVLPKLPPKPDPLDWPARRAYDCGWQRALYEAGYAEVHWDASPTRRLIFLEETERAGAPYVGANFVGLLHAGPTIAAEGTAEQRERWLPPVLRGDEVWCQGFSEPEAGSDLASLRTRAVRDGDAYVVTGSKIWTSHAEVADWCELLVRTDAGAASKHRGITWLAMPMDAPGITVRPLRTLAGSTEFAEMFLDEVRVPVENRVGEENDGWRVTMVTLSFERGTAFVGEVVACRRVLGQLAHEARKNGRWDDPAVRRRLGRLSAEFRALWRLTQWNVSEAEATGGVPGTGGSVFKLHYSHARQELYDAAAAVLGPDALDLGREWNLDRLSSLSYTIAAGTSQIQRNIVAERILGLPKGR
- a CDS encoding amidohydrolase family protein, which translates into the protein MTELPRIISVDDHVIEPAHLFATWLPAKYRDRGPQPMTAGIGELEYVGGKYRITMDPDGPPTDWWIYEDLKFPYKRNIAAVGFDRDDMTLEGITREEMRRGCWDPVERLKDMDLNHVEASLCFPTFPRFCGQTFAEAKDKEVALACVRAYNDWMVEEWCGGSGGRLIPLCIIPLWDIDLAVAEIRRNAARGVRAVTFSEIPTHLGLPSIHSGYWDPFFAVCQETGTVVNMHIGSSSQMPAASPDAPPAVQASLSFNNAMASMMDFLFSGVLVKFPTLKLAYSEGQMGWIPYALERADDVWEEHRAWGGVRDLIPEPPSTYYYRQIFCCFFRDKHGIASLDVVGRDNATFETDYPHVDSTFPHTKEVALDHVKGLDDETVYKLMRGNAIRMLGLDLDEGR